agagataaattttaaagtaaatgttgAATATAAAAATAGGTCTACAAATAGGTTTaacctttataaaatatttacctttgcTTTAGAGAATATGATCCTGCAGTAGCATGCCTTAAGTTGAGCTTCTAGTCTTTCAAAATTAAGGctattcttcctttaaaaagaaaatgaggttaATTTTACATAGATAATTTTAAATCTagtcaaaagacaaatttttagaaaaacattgaAGTTACTTTAAAGTGAAGTTTATGCACACTTATcataggaaataaattatttgaagtaCAGAATTCCCCTTGCTTTGGAGATGCCACCACTAtcaagatttcttttcattttaataaatttatttttgcatctacTAAAGTTACTTTTTCCATAAATCTATTAGATGCTTAACTTATTAGTTTCTATAAGTTAACTAgtctataaatggaaaatataattaaaaaaaatagttgaaatgtCCTTTAATCCCCAAAATTAGCCTTCACAGACTTCAAGAAGCTACTGACAATTTAAGGTCTTCTCACTTCTGCTGGACAGTGAAGTGAAATTTAAGGAGCCAGagctctcattttatttcttttgattggaATTCTCCCAGGATATTGATTTCATGCACCATCCAGACAACACCATTCTGACTTCCAAATCTCCTTTGTTCAAAACCAAGATCACATACCTTTCAAATGGCAAGTTTTCTTGAATGAGCGAATAATAGAGTTGCAGAAATTGAAAGGCAGTAGTAGCTTTGACTTTCCAACACACCTTCTCCAACACAATCTTTTCCATTCTCATCAAGTCTGAAACCGTGAACCTATACTGGCTGATTCGGATCAAGTCAGTTGCTAACGGGACattcctctcctcttctattGATTTTACAGCCAAGTAGAAGCAGCTCAGTCCAACACACCCAAGGTGCTTGGGTTGTACCTAAAAAGACAATAAGCCCATGTCCTTAccttatttcaattaaaaaaacaaaggataaTCTAGAACTCAGATCCATCATTTCAAAACTGTATCTCTGAGGTAATATTTCTCACTTGAGAAGGACTTAACGAGGTCCACTCATATCTCAACTGTAGCCTGTCAACCCTATGCACCCCACCTGGAACCCACTTTTGAGTAAATGGACTAAGTTTCAGTAAAATGTTTGGCTCCAGCACATAAGAATTCttacttttattgttgttgttgtttagatCACTGCAGAACTATAAGCACTGTGTTCTGATTGGACCAAATCAGTTACCTGGTCAAAGGCTTAAAGGAGGACTGAAACACCTTACAGCTTATGCACAAAATTTCCTTCCAGAATGTTGAGTGTTTCCAGGCTGTTTTCTTTGTAGTAACACatgtaaaatagtttttaaatattgtagCACATATTGTTTGTGCTCTTGTAAAGCTCTATTCTCTACTgatctctcctttttaaaaatttattgatcaTTTTCTGAATGTCTACAATGAGAGGCAGTCAAAATTCTACCGGCCCAACTAAGTTCTGGTCAactgaaagtttgagaagccttTACCAGTATTTGtgttctcctcctcttcttggaaCCCCCTAAGCAATATACTTATGCCtcttttgaggtataatttatttttcttattatgccGTATAACTGTATGATAATTGTCAGTGCAAACATTATTCCCACATAAGATTTTAATATAGTCAAGGGACAGATGTATATTATTCATCTGTGCAACATTTATAGTCAAAGGTCGTGCCTGCACATGGTGTCTAAAGCGTTGTTTAGTCTATTGAACAAATTTCTTGAATAATCCAATTAAAGACTGAGTTTCTTTTGTATATGATACATTGTTAGGTACTGAAAACTAAATGAGTTTCATTTTAATTGTCACATTATCTCATCATCCACCAATGACCATGGGCAAACAGAGAAAGCAGATGTATTTTTAACAGTCAAGCTTGGAAAGCTACACTGATGTCCTGCTTATCCAATATAgggaaataattatataaatgctCCTCCTTCAGAAGATAGTCTCCTTTCTACTGTATGCAAAATGAGGCTGGAAATGCCAAGCATAAGCAAGACCTGAGTAGGTCTAAGGCTAAAACAATTAGAACTTTATATATGAGGAGAGATTAAGAAATATATACTCTGTTGACTAGGTATGTAGGTGATTGAcagcatcaaaaaatatatatttatattctctaaTTCTTAACCATAATCTAGCATTCTGATTCTAACACATTTCTTTAAccttaaaacaacagcaaataaatgaaaatacccaACGTAtcaagaaagatttttaaaaacaacagccAACTCTCTTACTGGGAGACCCTGCAATTAATTATTTGATATTAGACTATTTTTCACAGTCAAATCTAATAAATGATGTATTACTCTTGATTATAAGGAAGAGTATTCAGCAATTCTGTAGTACATAAAACTACTATGTTTTGGCTACttgctgaaaataaaaaaggtcaAATTTTTGACTACTAGCCCAAAGCTAGCAATTCCATCTCCAAAACACATTAAGCAAAACTAACAAATACTCAGGGTAATGTAGCTTTAAACATACCTTCATTTTGGACAGGAATCTGTCCAGTAAATTCACAGCTAGAGAAAATGTCTCTGTGTCGAAGCCAAAGAACTGAGTTAGACTGAGAAGATCTTTTACTTCAAAGTCCCTTAGCCTTGCAGTCATCCTGAGGCCATTATCGTGTGCAGATTCAATTAGTCTCAAGCCGCAGACCTTTGGCTGACATCTGGACTCCTGTTCCAACAGGGCATTCAGCTGGTGTAGCAGTTTCTGAGAGTCAGTTGTCAGTACCTCTATCATCTATGTATAGAACAAAGCCCAGAAAGGAGTGTAAGAATAGCCCTTCCTCCGCTGTGTTGTCCCAAGTGCTTTACAGCACAAGTCGCCCCTCTTCCAGTGCTGCTGGTGAATCTAGGTCACTGCACCATGCCACCTcttactccccccaccccactcatTGGTCACATCCTAAATTGTGCGTTCCTAGAGGGCAGGAGCCATGCCTTTCTaaacaaaaattgcaaaaaataCAAGAAGTACTTGTTCACGTTATTCATTGTCAAGAGAGAACGATGAATAGATGCTGTAAGACAGGATACCAAAACTTTGAAATGAGATGGTAGTATGTATTCTGCTNNNNNNNNNNGACAGGATACCAAAACTTTGAAATGAGATGGTAGTATGTATTCTGCTATGACAGGATACCAAAACTTTGAAATGAGATGGTAGTATGTATTCTGCTATATATTGACAGTGTGAACTGTTCAAGTTAGTTAATTTTTCTTAGtcttcagttcctcatctgtaaagtgggtataaGGTTATCACCTACCTCATAGACTTGTGTGGAATAAATGAGCTCACCTAGGTGTAGAGCTTGGCACATATAATAGGTGCCTGAGAAACACTGGACAATAATAATGAACTTATTTctatgtctgtaaaatgaggtatCTATACCTGTCTCTCTGAATGGCTCGGAACATTAAACAAGATGATTCACGTAGAGTTTAGCACAGTGCTTGCTTGGCACACAGCACTCAATAATTGTTAACGTTTACTGGTGTTAGGAAAGAAAGCTTAAAGAATGCTGTGGGAGCACGGAGTGGTGGCCGGAGGCTAATTTAGCCTGCAAAATGAACCTGGGAGTTTCATTAATTTAAGCCTGGGTATTACACATCTACTATGTCCCAGGGACAGGCTAAGCCCTGGTCCCTCCGCACACCAACTGGAACACAGGAGGGGAGGGGATCTTTAGGCTCGGGCGCCGGAAGGGGTGGGCAGATGAGGAGCCACTAACTTTACGGGTCCAACTCTTTCGCCCCTGGGCTGGTCCCTGGGACCCGACTGCCCTGACTCTAAGACACCTCTGGAGGTCGGAtctggccccgcccctccgggCTCGGACTAGCCTGGACTAGTTGCTTACAGCAGCGGGAGAGTTAATCGAAGAAAAGGGCGCAGGCCAGACCTATCCCTCACCCCGCGCCCCTAACCCCGCTCCCCACCCGCACCCACAGGTCAACCCCGCAGTCCCAGCTCACCTTGATCGCTCCTCAGCGGTAACCACCCTCCCCGGGCCTGCTCTCACCTCACCCCACGATATCAGATCCGAGAGGCCTACGAGGCGAGGGGACTCGCGGGCAAGAGGGGAGAGGCCCGGGGAGGGGAGCCGTCCTGGGAGGAGGTCTGCGCAGCGCCGCCCAGACAACACTGCCCTCCTCACGGTCAGCTCGGAGCCGAAGGGGCCGTCCCTGACCGCCTCAGTAATATATTGGAGGGCGGGGTTTTCCTGCGAGGGGGGAGGAGGGCGTTTTGACCGCTGATTGGTGTAGTTCTTTTGATGGATGGCTCCCTCGGTCCAAAGAGGACTGGTCCGTATAGGGGAAGCAGTCCGGCCAATCAGCACACAAGCTCTATTATCCTGGAGTCAAATTCTCCGCCTCTTGAGGCCACGCCCCCTACCTCTAAGCGTCTCTCATTGGAGAATTTCCCAAAGTGTCTTCAATGAAGAGGAGGGCGAACTTAACGCTGCACGCACCAACCCCTTCCCGGGTAAGGTCTCTGCTGGCAGTCGATTGGCCAGAATATCATTCCAGAATGTACTGGAAGTTTTTGTTTCATGCGGTTTAGTAGAGTGGTTCTGTCCTCTCTTTCTGAAAATACGATGGCTAGttacaaaaaaaagtaaagcgTTGATTTTTTATTGCAGTTGGAGAGGTGGTGGATTTTTTGTGGTGTGGCTAGCTTCCAGAGATTTCTCCCTGTGAGCTTTGGCTATCAATTGATCCTTGCCTTATGTTGCTTTTTGTAGAATTTATCAGAGTGGAGTTGGGCTACGTAAATTCTTGGTCTTCTAccaattttctgaatttgattttTGAGCAGATTGAGATAGAAACGTTGGTAGTTTTTCAGTGGCGTAAAATGAAAGGTGTGTGATTGACTGTTAAGAAGAATACGTGGGCAAAATTTTAATGTCTATGAATCTTCACATCTGTGTGTGAAGcaatattattctttatatttactgTAAATGAACTTAATCTGTGATTTGAGCCTATGCCAGGTTACTGGGAAAATAATTAGCTTGAAGCCTTCCTGGTGCCGCTCCCTCTCTCTCCGCCACCCAGATTGTCACAAATGAGAAGGTCCTACATTAAAACGGCCTAAGGACTGGTAAGGAAGGAATCAGTTATCACTTCTCATGGCCCCTTCTTAATTAGTGGCTATCTGATCTTGGAAAAGTGAAAATTTGAAAGATTTGCTTGCATCTTTGCTATTTGCCTTGCCTTGTGCTTTCCTGCGGCAGTGCCGCAGAACCAAGCCCTGAAATGGGGACTGAGTTgtagggagaaaagggaaaggaaaaccagGCAGAAAAAGTTAACATCTCAAAATAATACCTCAGCTACATAATCAGGTCAAAGTGCGGCCTTTCAAATGGGGAAGGGGTCTTGATGCTCCTTGAAAACAAACACGTAATGAATGTAAATGggcaattaaaacatttaaaaagtatatctcACAATAATGTGTGAATTTACAAATGTACGTGTTTCTCCTTTTGGCTTTTAGTCACAAAATTAGGAATGTATACACATGTACTCATACTAGGTGCCAGTGAAGAACAAACTGTCCTCGTGGAACCTGTAGTCTTGTGGACAATAGAAACATCTAGACTTTGGAATAAAACTGACTTGTTTTCAAATTGCAGACTGCTAACTAGCTATGCGACTTTTAGCAGGTTGTTAAATcacattgtttccattttcttttctcaaaaatatgaaaagtaccTTATTTGTACAGTTATTAAGAGGATTAAATAatgcaaaatacataaagagGTAGGCACTGTGTCCAGAACACAGTAAATACTTGATAAATGGTAGCCTTTATTATTAAATTACTAACGTTTCTTTGGAAATGTCTTGCTTAAACgtac
This region of Equus quagga isolate Etosha38 chromosome 7, UCLA_HA_Equagga_1.0, whole genome shotgun sequence genomic DNA includes:
- the CCNG1 gene encoding cyclin-G1, with the translated sequence MIEVLTTDSQKLLHQLNALLEQESRCQPKVCGLRLIESAHDNGLRMTARLRDFEVKDLLSLTQFFGFDTETFSLAVNLLDRFLSKMKVQPKHLGCVGLSCFYLAVKSIEEERNVPLATDLIRISQYRFTVSDLMRMEKIVLEKVCWKVKATTAFQFLQLYYSLIQENLPFERKNSLNFERLEAQLKACYCRIIFSKAKPSVLALSIIALEIQAQKCVELTEGVECLQKHSKINGRDLTFWQELVSKCLTEYSSNKCSKPNVQKLKWIVSGRTARQLKHSYYRITHLPTIPEMVP